The Thalassoroseus pseudoceratinae genome has a segment encoding these proteins:
- a CDS encoding efflux RND transporter periplasmic adaptor subunit: protein MTSSVQKPLRRWPRISISVILMVFVFFTGVAAFVGLASLNKPPVVDDSARIKRYNVEVYDVSTTRLRELIVSYGTAEADREVTLSAEVAGRIINAEHLERGWHVYPKPETPQSPGDSQPPEGTQILTIDPEAYEQRVAQVAAQVREAQAEIKRLQQEQKNNLRMLQKVEDDYKTATAEYRRIQNMRSSGVATPSELTKALLDLRRYEDAIVKEENEKNLYPIRIETAETRLATLKADYRIAERDLEHTIIVPPFAGVISEVMVEKGQYVRIGDPLVRLTDVSVVEIPVPLKLADYTKIEQLLSNGVQPQVELAQNLQDDVTWTGRLVRRSPEADAQTRTLMVYVEVDNAEQAVPLLPGTFVYARIEGPVLDDATVLPREGIVGNSIFVTVRPESGGTDDSSFAFREIPLGPHEKLQTVAIVNRSIFQDLPKTDQNPIQVILTNLDVLQDPDKTYDAIRVDVQSHTNLEELLNASSVPVVRPMAE from the coding sequence ATGACCTCATCGGTTCAAAAACCATTGCGGCGTTGGCCTCGGATTTCGATCAGTGTCATTCTGATGGTTTTTGTTTTCTTCACGGGCGTTGCCGCGTTTGTGGGTTTGGCGTCTCTGAACAAGCCACCGGTCGTCGATGACAGCGCTCGAATTAAACGGTACAACGTTGAAGTTTACGACGTTTCGACAACACGACTCCGTGAATTGATCGTCTCCTACGGAACGGCTGAAGCGGACCGAGAAGTGACGTTATCCGCCGAAGTTGCGGGGCGGATCATCAACGCAGAACATCTCGAACGGGGTTGGCACGTCTATCCGAAGCCGGAAACGCCGCAAAGTCCCGGCGACAGCCAGCCCCCCGAAGGCACGCAGATCCTGACAATCGATCCCGAAGCGTATGAACAGAGAGTCGCGCAAGTGGCAGCCCAGGTCCGCGAAGCCCAGGCGGAAATCAAGCGTCTCCAGCAAGAGCAGAAAAACAATCTGCGGATGCTGCAAAAGGTCGAGGATGACTACAAAACCGCGACTGCGGAATACCGCCGGATCCAGAATATGCGATCCAGCGGTGTGGCGACCCCCAGCGAGTTGACCAAGGCTCTGCTGGATTTGAGACGATATGAGGATGCGATTGTCAAAGAGGAGAACGAAAAGAACCTCTATCCGATTCGCATTGAGACTGCGGAAACCCGATTGGCAACCCTGAAAGCCGACTACCGGATTGCCGAACGCGATCTGGAACACACGATCATCGTGCCGCCGTTCGCAGGGGTGATCAGCGAAGTGATGGTCGAAAAAGGCCAATATGTGCGGATCGGTGACCCACTGGTTCGTCTGACGGACGTGTCTGTGGTCGAAATCCCGGTGCCTTTGAAATTAGCAGATTACACCAAGATCGAACAACTGCTCTCGAACGGTGTTCAGCCGCAGGTCGAACTTGCACAAAACCTGCAAGACGATGTCACTTGGACCGGGCGATTGGTTCGACGTTCGCCAGAAGCGGATGCACAGACGCGAACTTTGATGGTCTATGTGGAAGTCGATAACGCCGAACAAGCGGTTCCCTTGTTGCCTGGGACGTTCGTTTATGCTCGGATTGAAGGTCCCGTCCTAGACGACGCAACGGTACTGCCACGGGAAGGAATCGTCGGGAATTCGATTTTTGTAACAGTGCGGCCGGAGTCGGGCGGAACGGATGACTCGTCGTTCGCATTCCGTGAAATCCCACTTGGACCGCACGAAAAGTTACAGACCGTCGCCATCGTGAATCGTTCGATCTTTCAGGACCTGCCGAAGACGGACCAAAACCCAATCCAGGTCATCTTGACGAACCTCGACGTTCTGCAAGACCCGGACAAGACCTACGATGCCATCCGGGTTGATGTCCAATCACATACGAACCTGGAAGAACTCTTGAACGCGAGTTCGGTCCCGGTGGTCCGACCGATGGCTGAATAG
- a CDS encoding SGNH/GDSL hydrolase family protein has translation MPRPRRPRLKPFIQAIVLLILLLGGVEVGLRVHDSWQRDQGNPLDRTFDLTMPSWAVHHRLKPLKAQKHPHPDTGKPILWRTNSYGLRGPDVLIPKPADVYRVVCLGDESVFAGEVTEPDTFCQRLQVSLENGTRQKVEVINAGVKGYCPLLSYLQLRQTLLAFQPDLIVLNFDMTDVADDHLYRRHTRMAADGTPMGCPNAEFERTSPEEERAGLQRFLTVRWLKTQLEWLTDSRQQAEDTNDINSPQGCYAWLRDEPPDWSVYIEQAFSPIELMAEFARRINADFVVSAIPAPWQISGSASNGPGVRQRVDVPQNGVFLSSRPLELLGAYCNERDIRFHNPVPEFRSHPDADSLFLTNSRGFSETGHAFYAEQLHTFLQHRLAQSLTTRPNPHYAPETPVR, from the coding sequence ATGCCACGGCCTCGGCGTCCGCGACTCAAACCTTTCATCCAGGCAATCGTCCTACTGATTCTTCTGCTTGGCGGCGTTGAAGTGGGTTTGCGTGTTCACGACTCCTGGCAGCGTGACCAAGGGAACCCACTCGATCGCACCTTCGACCTGACCATGCCGAGTTGGGCGGTCCATCATCGATTAAAACCGTTGAAGGCTCAGAAGCACCCACACCCCGATACAGGTAAGCCAATCCTTTGGCGGACGAACAGTTACGGGCTGCGTGGTCCCGATGTTCTGATCCCAAAACCGGCTGATGTCTACCGTGTCGTTTGCTTAGGCGACGAAAGTGTGTTTGCCGGCGAGGTCACAGAGCCGGACACGTTCTGCCAACGCCTGCAGGTATCACTCGAGAACGGCACACGACAAAAAGTGGAGGTCATCAATGCGGGAGTCAAAGGGTACTGTCCGCTGCTCAGTTACTTGCAACTGAGGCAAACTCTACTGGCCTTCCAACCAGACTTAATCGTTCTGAACTTCGACATGACCGATGTCGCAGACGATCATCTCTACCGCAGACACACACGCATGGCCGCGGATGGCACTCCGATGGGTTGTCCAAACGCGGAGTTTGAACGTACCAGTCCGGAAGAAGAACGAGCTGGATTACAACGATTTCTGACGGTTCGCTGGTTGAAGACGCAACTGGAATGGTTGACCGACTCTCGTCAACAGGCCGAAGACACGAACGATATTAATTCGCCCCAAGGTTGCTACGCCTGGCTGCGTGATGAGCCGCCGGACTGGTCCGTCTACATCGAACAAGCATTCTCTCCGATCGAGTTGATGGCGGAGTTTGCCCGTCGAATCAACGCCGACTTTGTCGTTTCTGCGATCCCCGCTCCGTGGCAGATTTCCGGTTCGGCTTCCAATGGACCGGGTGTGCGTCAACGCGTCGATGTGCCGCAGAATGGCGTTTTTCTCAGCAGTCGCCCACTCGAACTTCTGGGTGCCTATTGCAATGAACGGGACATCCGGTTCCACAATCCGGTTCCGGAATTCCGAAGCCATCCCGATGCTGACTCCCTTTTCCTCACCAATTCCCGTGGCTTCTCCGAAACTGGCCACGCCTTCTACGCCGAGCAATTGCACACATTCTTACAGCACCGGCTTGCACAGTCACTCACGACTCGGCCGAATCCCCATTATGCTCCCGAGACCCCGGTTCGCTGA
- the hisS gene encoding histidine--tRNA ligase yields the protein MSKSQRIQPRTLKGFRDYLPNQMIARERLIETARDVYRAYGFSPIDTPALEYAEILTGKGGQESDKQLFRFEDSGGRDVAMRFDLTVPLARFAAQYINELGTPFKRYHIASVWRGEKPQAGRYREFMQCDFDTVGTTSNVADIETLLVIHDLIEKIGFERFTVRVNNRMVLNGLLELHSVAEYSTEILRALDKLPKIGRDKVLDEMVDVVGLSREQADGVLKLSDLSGDQTAVLNQLEEMLKTNEQGLEGVNRLRELFSTAQTAGIPSDRLVLDLSIARGLDYYTGTIYETFLSDLPDIGSVCSGGRYDNLANLFTSQSLPGVGASLGLDRLLAAMESLELIDSAATPASVLVTIMDKSRLGDYLRIGRTLRQAGIAAEVYADTKNFGKQMKYANRKGFRLALIAGDEEFSQGQWQLKDLQNGEQQAVPENELVQVIQTRT from the coding sequence GTGTCGAAATCACAACGCATTCAACCCCGTACCCTCAAAGGATTTCGGGACTATCTTCCAAACCAGATGATTGCCCGGGAACGGTTAATCGAAACCGCGCGTGACGTCTATCGCGCGTACGGTTTTAGCCCGATCGACACCCCCGCACTCGAATATGCCGAGATTCTGACAGGAAAGGGCGGCCAAGAATCGGACAAACAATTGTTTCGATTCGAAGACAGCGGTGGTCGAGACGTCGCGATGCGGTTCGACCTTACCGTGCCTCTCGCTCGCTTTGCCGCTCAGTACATCAACGAGTTGGGAACGCCGTTCAAACGCTATCATATTGCGTCCGTTTGGCGGGGCGAGAAACCCCAAGCCGGCCGCTACCGGGAGTTTATGCAATGCGACTTCGATACGGTCGGCACGACGTCGAACGTCGCGGACATCGAAACCCTCCTTGTCATTCATGACCTGATCGAGAAGATCGGTTTCGAAAGATTCACAGTCCGCGTGAATAACCGCATGGTCCTCAATGGATTGCTGGAACTGCATTCCGTGGCGGAGTATTCCACAGAGATTCTCCGTGCATTGGACAAACTCCCGAAGATCGGCCGTGACAAGGTGTTAGATGAGATGGTCGACGTTGTTGGCCTGTCACGGGAGCAAGCCGACGGGGTGCTGAAGCTGTCCGATTTGTCGGGCGATCAAACAGCCGTGCTCAATCAACTCGAAGAAATGTTGAAGACGAACGAGCAGGGGCTTGAAGGTGTGAACCGACTGCGAGAACTCTTCTCGACCGCTCAGACGGCAGGCATTCCCAGCGACCGATTGGTTCTTGATTTGTCCATCGCACGCGGTTTGGACTATTACACAGGCACAATCTACGAAACGTTCCTCAGCGACCTGCCGGACATCGGAAGTGTTTGTTCTGGAGGACGTTACGACAATTTGGCGAATCTGTTCACATCGCAGTCGCTACCAGGAGTGGGGGCGAGTTTGGGGTTGGACCGTCTTTTGGCGGCGATGGAAAGCCTGGAACTCATCGACTCCGCCGCGACACCGGCTTCCGTGTTAGTCACCATTATGGACAAAAGCCGTTTGGGAGATTACCTCCGAATTGGCCGTACCTTACGGCAAGCGGGAATCGCTGCCGAGGTCTACGCGGACACGAAAAACTTCGGCAAGCAAATGAAGTATGCCAACCGCAAAGGGTTCCGATTGGCTCTCATTGCGGGAGACGAGGAGTTCAGCCAAGGGCAATGGCAACTCAAAGATCTTCAGAACGGCGAACAGCAAGCGGTTCCGGAAAATGAACTCGTTCAAGTGATCCAAACACGAACTTAA
- a CDS encoding metallophosphoesterase: MYDLIGDIHGHADALVRLLEQLGYVESDGVFRHPTRRAVFLGDYIDRGPQIAETLRIVRAMVNAESAIALMGNHEFNALAFHLKWPDQQTSTAPDAWVRPHTSVKVRQHAATLEQFQSTPESCSDQLRETLEWFRTLPMWLELDGFRAAHACWDREQIQRIAESRTVDDQPEIWTDEFLFQAGRSGTPLFKAVEEILKGKEIRLPPGSKHIDKDGHARSALRAQWYRLPDGETFRTYALPPNETYPNDAVTEVAHIRPYDSDEPPMFCGHYWLRGERPELLATNICCLDWSVAKDGMLCGYRWDGEAELSEDKFVWVPAAR, translated from the coding sequence ATCGGAGATATTCACGGGCATGCCGACGCTCTGGTTCGGTTGCTTGAACAATTGGGGTACGTTGAATCCGACGGCGTTTTCCGTCATCCCACACGTCGAGCGGTGTTCCTTGGCGATTACATCGATCGTGGTCCGCAGATTGCCGAAACCCTGCGAATTGTCCGGGCGATGGTCAACGCGGAATCGGCGATCGCCCTGATGGGGAACCATGAATTCAATGCACTGGCATTTCATCTGAAATGGCCCGATCAGCAGACATCCACCGCCCCGGACGCTTGGGTGCGTCCGCATACGTCCGTTAAAGTTCGACAGCACGCCGCGACTTTGGAGCAATTCCAGTCCACGCCGGAATCTTGTTCTGATCAGTTGCGGGAGACACTGGAGTGGTTTCGCACACTCCCGATGTGGCTTGAGTTGGACGGTTTTCGAGCGGCTCACGCATGTTGGGACCGAGAGCAAATTCAACGCATCGCAGAGTCACGAACCGTCGACGACCAGCCGGAAATCTGGACGGACGAATTCCTGTTCCAAGCGGGTCGATCTGGAACACCGTTGTTCAAGGCGGTGGAAGAAATCCTCAAGGGCAAGGAAATTCGATTGCCCCCCGGTTCGAAGCATATTGACAAAGATGGCCACGCACGATCCGCGCTTCGAGCGCAGTGGTATCGATTGCCGGATGGCGAGACGTTCCGAACATACGCGCTGCCACCGAACGAGACATACCCAAACGACGCTGTCACCGAAGTGGCCCATATCCGCCCGTACGATTCCGACGAGCCGCCCATGTTTTGCGGGCATTATTGGTTGAGAGGTGAGCGACCGGAATTGTTGGCGACGAACATCTGCTGCTTGGATTGGAGTGTCGCCAAAGACGGTATGCTCTGCGGATATCGCTGGGACGGCGAGGCGGAACTCAGCGAGGATAAGTTTGTCTGGGTGCCCGCCGCCCGATAG
- a CDS encoding lactate utilization protein B gives MAHPARAAAFIDDKLRARWHDSSLWFVRSKRDRMVNLFPEWEHLRETASKIKRHTQGRLADYLEEFEKNATALGATVHWAKDAAEHNEIVLSILQQHNVERLVKSKSMLTEECHLNPFLERHGIDVIDTDLGERIVQLRQEGPSHIVMPAIHTKKEEIGELFHEHLGTEAGASDPQYLTEAARQDLRKRFLAADAGLTGVNFAIAETGGIVICTNEGNADLGTSLPKLHIACMGIEKLIPKADDLSVFLRLLARSATGQPITTYSSHFHGPRPGGELHIVLVDNGRSDILGSDDFRRSLNCIRCGACMNTCPVYRRSGGHSYEATVPGPIGSVLNPAHDAEKYWSLPHACSLCASCTDVCPVKIPLHHQLLTWRKEIAAKKYLPWTKRTGMKLMGFVLKRPGLYRFAGWAARVGLRMMPRFLIYNPLNVWGKQRDLPTPPKQTFRQQYTQRQQEKSVDTK, from the coding sequence ATGGCTCATCCCGCTCGTGCTGCCGCCTTCATCGACGACAAACTCCGTGCGCGTTGGCATGATTCCTCATTATGGTTTGTGCGAAGCAAACGCGACCGCATGGTCAATTTGTTCCCGGAATGGGAACATCTTCGTGAGACCGCGTCGAAGATCAAACGGCACACCCAGGGACGGCTTGCGGATTATCTGGAGGAGTTCGAGAAGAACGCCACGGCACTTGGGGCGACGGTCCATTGGGCCAAAGATGCCGCCGAACATAACGAGATCGTGCTTTCGATCTTGCAGCAACACAACGTCGAACGACTCGTCAAAAGTAAGTCGATGTTGACTGAGGAATGTCATCTTAATCCGTTCCTAGAGCGACATGGGATCGATGTGATCGACACGGACCTGGGAGAACGCATCGTTCAACTTCGTCAGGAAGGTCCTAGCCATATCGTGATGCCGGCGATCCACACCAAGAAGGAAGAGATCGGCGAGCTGTTCCATGAGCATTTGGGGACGGAAGCGGGGGCGTCTGATCCGCAATATCTAACCGAGGCGGCTCGGCAGGATTTGCGAAAGCGATTTTTAGCGGCGGATGCAGGGCTGACCGGCGTCAACTTTGCAATCGCGGAGACCGGTGGCATTGTGATCTGCACGAACGAGGGGAACGCCGATCTCGGGACGAGCTTGCCGAAGCTGCACATCGCTTGCATGGGCATCGAAAAACTGATTCCGAAAGCCGACGATCTCAGTGTGTTCCTGCGGTTGCTTGCGCGATCGGCAACGGGGCAGCCAATTACGACTTACTCGTCGCATTTTCACGGCCCGAGACCTGGGGGCGAGTTGCATATCGTTTTGGTCGATAACGGACGCAGCGATATTCTTGGCAGCGACGATTTCCGGCGGAGCTTAAATTGCATCCGCTGCGGAGCGTGTATGAACACCTGCCCCGTTTACCGACGGAGTGGTGGGCATAGCTATGAGGCAACTGTTCCGGGGCCGATTGGCTCGGTGTTGAATCCTGCTCACGATGCGGAAAAGTATTGGTCGTTGCCGCACGCCTGTAGTTTGTGCGCGTCTTGTACGGACGTGTGCCCTGTGAAAATTCCGCTGCACCATCAACTTCTGACGTGGCGAAAGGAGATCGCCGCGAAGAAGTATCTACCGTGGACAAAGCGGACCGGCATGAAACTCATGGGATTTGTGCTGAAACGACCCGGTTTGTATCGCTTCGCCGGTTGGGCTGCCCGTGTGGGATTGCGGATGATGCCGCGATTCCTGATTTACAACCCATTAAATGTTTGGGGCAAGCAACGCGATTTGCCGACTCCGCCGAAGCAAACATTTCGTCAGCAGTATACTCAACGTCAGCAAGAAAAGTCTGTGGACACGAAATAG
- a CDS encoding TraR/DksA family transcriptional regulator: MLKESDFEEFRERLQLLKARLRGDVEHLTGEALDRGRSDGESPTHMAELGSTAYEQDFSLFLMENDQEVLKEIDAALHRIQDGTYGLCEGCITAGKPTSKCGIPKARLRAIPYTQECVNCKRKREESAI, from the coding sequence ATGTTGAAAGAATCCGACTTTGAAGAGTTTCGGGAGCGACTGCAACTACTCAAAGCCCGGTTGAGAGGTGATGTCGAGCACCTGACCGGTGAAGCGTTGGACCGTGGTCGAAGCGATGGCGAAAGCCCGACGCATATGGCGGAGTTGGGGTCCACGGCGTATGAACAGGACTTCTCGTTGTTCTTGATGGAAAACGATCAGGAAGTTCTCAAAGAGATTGACGCCGCACTCCACCGCATTCAAGATGGCACATATGGGCTGTGCGAGGGATGCATCACTGCCGGCAAACCGACTTCGAAATGCGGGATTCCCAAGGCGCGGCTCCGTGCAATTCCTTATACTCAGGAATGCGTGAACTGTAAGCGAAAACGAGAAGAGTCGGCTATCTGA
- a CDS encoding sulfatase, producing the protein MRFIVLFAFSLLPLLTPNVSESAESRPNILFIFLDDFGWRDTGYMGSDFYETPHLDRLAAEGIVFTDAYSAAANCAPARACLLSGQYTPRHEIYNVGTGPRGKAKHRRLLHVPGTDTLKSHITTWAKVLQDASYATATMGKWHLSDDPTQFGFNVNIGGTHSGGPPRGYYPPHGNAPGLKDAPAGEYITDRLSDEAIGFIKTHREKPWLLYLTHFAVHTPLNAKRELVSKYESKPKGELHNHVAMATMIQAVDDGVGRIRQALTDLKLEKNTVIVFFSDNGGYGPATDMAPLKGYKGTYYEGGIRVPMFVNWPGVVQAGRKSDEPVTGVDLFPTFCEIADAPLPENQPVDGISLVPFLKGEVQKLPERGLFWHFPAYLQSYAVWNEQRDPLFRSRPCSIVRYGDWKLHQYFEDGGLELYNLRDDIGETQNLANRRPEKCQELLKRLQDWQTKTRAPIPTKKNPKFDAEAERAAIAKRQGPKNQ; encoded by the coding sequence ATGCGCTTCATCGTTCTCTTCGCATTCAGTCTGCTTCCACTGCTCACTCCGAATGTCTCAGAGTCTGCTGAGAGTCGGCCGAACATTTTGTTCATTTTCCTTGACGATTTCGGATGGCGAGACACCGGTTACATGGGGTCCGATTTCTACGAAACCCCGCACTTGGATCGGCTGGCGGCAGAGGGAATCGTCTTTACGGATGCCTATTCCGCCGCTGCGAACTGTGCACCAGCTCGGGCGTGTTTGCTCTCCGGACAGTACACGCCTCGGCATGAAATCTACAACGTTGGCACCGGACCGAGAGGAAAAGCCAAGCATCGCCGACTGCTGCACGTTCCTGGAACGGACACATTGAAATCTCATATCACCACTTGGGCGAAAGTCCTGCAGGACGCCAGCTACGCGACGGCGACCATGGGAAAGTGGCATCTGAGCGACGACCCGACCCAGTTTGGCTTTAATGTGAACATCGGCGGGACGCACTCGGGTGGTCCACCGCGTGGGTATTATCCGCCGCACGGAAACGCCCCCGGTTTGAAAGACGCTCCGGCTGGTGAGTACATTACAGATCGGCTTAGCGATGAAGCGATCGGATTCATCAAAACGCATCGTGAGAAACCGTGGTTGTTGTATCTCACGCACTTCGCGGTTCATACTCCGCTCAACGCCAAGCGTGAACTCGTTTCAAAGTATGAATCTAAACCGAAGGGCGAACTTCACAATCACGTTGCGATGGCGACGATGATTCAAGCCGTCGACGATGGCGTCGGGCGGATTCGGCAAGCTCTGACCGATCTCAAATTGGAGAAGAACACCGTGATCGTGTTCTTCTCCGACAACGGAGGCTACGGACCCGCGACGGACATGGCACCGCTGAAAGGTTACAAGGGCACGTACTATGAAGGTGGCATCCGTGTGCCGATGTTTGTGAATTGGCCGGGCGTCGTGCAAGCCGGGCGGAAGTCTGACGAACCGGTAACTGGCGTGGATTTGTTTCCCACCTTCTGTGAAATCGCGGATGCTCCGTTACCGGAAAACCAACCTGTCGACGGAATTAGCCTGGTTCCATTTCTCAAGGGTGAAGTGCAGAAACTCCCGGAACGCGGTTTGTTCTGGCATTTTCCAGCTTACTTGCAATCGTACGCTGTCTGGAACGAGCAACGAGATCCGTTGTTCCGCTCGCGACCGTGCAGCATCGTCCGATACGGCGATTGGAAGCTGCACCAGTACTTCGAAGATGGCGGGCTAGAACTGTACAATTTGCGAGACGACATCGGCGAAACTCAGAACTTGGCTAATCGTCGTCCCGAAAAATGTCAGGAGCTATTGAAACGATTGCAAGACTGGCAAACGAAAACCAGGGCACCGATTCCAACCAAGAAAAACCCCAAGTTCGACGCCGAAGCCGAACGTGCCGCAATTGCGAAACGGCAAGGTCCGAAGAACCAATGA
- a CDS encoding DUF1559 domain-containing protein, translating into MRRDTQRHRLGFTLIELLVVIAIIAILIALLLPAVQQARESARRTQCRNNLKNLGLGLHNYHDRVQKFPFGWDQRGSGWTTMMLPDIEQSNLYETLVFQESGLGNWGTDGGPNEAAAGTLIPTFRCPTMPIVEHIDNNGIPGRVPVSYRGNAGSLASSDDTSTIVSGSISLENLGQNGIFYACSATRIADIKDGTSNTFLLGESMTDPEFVKDGQAMDYWAIGSPQTDPCRCDGGTGGTEFTEYAGTTYFGMNLRTKDPAADGKHMEISFGSYHAGGAFFLLCDGSVRFVAESIDLAAYQALSTRKGREVIEE; encoded by the coding sequence ATGCGACGAGACACCCAGAGACACCGACTTGGTTTCACACTTATTGAACTCCTTGTGGTGATCGCGATTATTGCCATCCTCATTGCATTGCTCCTGCCAGCAGTGCAACAGGCGCGGGAATCGGCGCGACGGACACAATGTCGAAACAACCTGAAGAACCTGGGCTTGGGGCTTCACAACTATCATGACCGCGTGCAGAAGTTCCCGTTTGGTTGGGATCAACGTGGTTCGGGTTGGACGACCATGATGCTGCCGGACATCGAGCAGAGTAACCTTTACGAAACGCTTGTCTTTCAGGAAAGTGGACTCGGCAACTGGGGCACCGATGGCGGTCCCAACGAAGCGGCGGCGGGCACATTGATTCCGACGTTCCGTTGCCCAACGATGCCGATCGTAGAACACATTGACAACAATGGGATTCCCGGTCGCGTGCCTGTGAGTTACCGGGGGAATGCTGGCTCGTTGGCCAGTTCCGATGACACCAGCACGATTGTTTCCGGCTCGATCTCTTTGGAGAACCTTGGCCAGAACGGAATTTTCTACGCGTGCAGTGCGACACGCATCGCGGACATCAAAGACGGGACATCAAACACGTTCCTCCTTGGTGAGTCGATGACGGACCCTGAGTTCGTCAAAGACGGTCAAGCGATGGATTACTGGGCGATCGGCTCACCACAGACTGACCCATGCCGATGCGACGGTGGCACGGGCGGTACGGAATTCACCGAATACGCCGGCACAACGTACTTCGGCATGAATTTGCGTACGAAAGATCCAGCCGCCGATGGGAAGCACATGGAAATTTCCTTCGGAAGCTACCACGCTGGTGGAGCGTTCTTCCTGTTGTGTGACGGTTCGGTGCGTTTCGTGGCGGAGTCGATCGACCTGGCCGCATACCAAGCGTTGTCCACACGGAAGGGCCGCGAGGTGATCGAAGAATAG
- a CDS encoding carboxypeptidase-like regulatory domain-containing protein: protein MIHFSNFAANSRLVLACIVTLLGVGCGGLHTDYSQLDLAEVSGTITLDGEPLPNARVKFENETGGYSYGLTDDSGAYTLMFNSEKSGIQPGEKTVRIFTVGGGPEFSLGQEEMVEEDPDAPTEQEIIPAKYNSESELTETVESGSQTINFDLQSK from the coding sequence GTGATTCACTTCTCAAATTTTGCAGCGAACAGTCGACTCGTCCTGGCTTGCATCGTGACTTTGCTCGGTGTTGGTTGTGGCGGTTTGCATACCGATTACAGCCAGCTCGACTTGGCGGAAGTCAGCGGCACGATCACTCTTGATGGTGAACCGTTGCCGAACGCAAGAGTCAAGTTCGAGAATGAAACCGGTGGGTATTCCTACGGACTCACGGACGATTCCGGAGCGTACACGCTGATGTTCAACTCTGAGAAATCCGGGATTCAGCCGGGCGAGAAAACCGTTCGGATTTTCACGGTCGGCGGAGGCCCTGAATTTAGTCTCGGGCAGGAAGAAATGGTCGAGGAAGATCCTGATGCCCCGACTGAGCAGGAGATCATCCCCGCCAAATACAATAGCGAGTCGGAATTGACAGAGACCGTTGAGAGCGGAAGTCAGACGATCAATTTCGATCTACAGTCGAAGTAG
- a CDS encoding YkgJ family cysteine cluster protein, which produces MPEIVPRSQVSADENLCSYCTARCCRYFALPIETPTDWDDFDNIRWYMFHGRVSIFVDGETWYLMVHDDCEHLQDDHRCGVYETRPKICRSYSTDDCEYDSNDCYDKLFETAEQIWEYAEAILPPRKRSRKTRDVKLPVLNGQPA; this is translated from the coding sequence ATGCCAGAAATTGTTCCTCGCAGCCAAGTTTCGGCAGACGAAAATTTGTGCAGTTACTGCACAGCTCGCTGCTGCCGATATTTTGCTCTGCCGATTGAAACACCCACGGACTGGGATGATTTTGATAACATCCGCTGGTATATGTTTCACGGTCGAGTCTCAATTTTCGTCGATGGTGAAACGTGGTACCTGATGGTTCACGACGATTGTGAACATCTGCAAGACGATCATCGCTGCGGAGTTTACGAGACTCGGCCGAAAATCTGCCGCAGTTATTCCACGGATGATTGCGAGTACGATTCCAACGATTGTTACGACAAGCTTTTTGAAACAGCCGAGCAAATTTGGGAGTACGCCGAAGCCATCCTGCCCCCGCGGAAGCGATCTCGAAAAACCCGCGATGTCAAACTGCCCGTATTAAACGGTCAGCCTGCTTGA